The following is a genomic window from Rhodoligotrophos defluvii.
TCAGGGCCTGTTCAACAATGCCGGCCAGCACTACAACCATATCCACTTCTGGAAATGGATGAAGAAGGGCGGCGGCGGTAAGAACCTGCCCGGCGCACTGCAGAAGGCCGTCGACAGCGATCTCGGCGGCTATGACAAGTTCCGCGCCGACTTCCTCAATGCCGGCGCTACGCAATTCGGTTCCGGCTGGGCCTGGCTCGCGGTGAAGAATGGCAAGCTGGAGATCATGAAGACGCCGAACGGAGAGAACCCGCTGGTGCATGGCGGTGTGCCGATCCTCGGGGTCGACGTATGGGAGCACTCCTACTACATCGACTACCGCAATGCCCGGCCCAAATACCTCGAGGCCTTCGTGGACAACCTCATCAACTGGGAATATGTCGAGGAGCTGTTCAGCAAGGCCGGCTGATCTTGCCGCCAGGCGTGATGCGGGTTAAGGAGCGGGGCGAATAGCGCCCCGCTCCTTTCGCTTTGCAGGAATTCGACCGTATGAGTGAGCAAAACATGGCTCTCGACCCCGTCGACCAGGCGGTCGAGGCGATCAAGGCTGGCCAGATGGTAGTCGTGGTGGACGACGCCGACCGGGAGAACGAGGGCGACCTGATCATGGCTGCGTCGCGCGCCACGGCCGAGCAGCTCGCGTTCATGATTCGGCACACCAGCGGCATCATCTGCACTCCGATCACCGCGGAAGAGGCGCGGCGGCTGCGGCTCGACCCTATGGTGTCGCATAACGACGCCCCTATGGGCACTGCCTTCACGGTTTCTGTAGATTACCGCCCGGGCCTCACCACGGGCATTTCCGCAGAAGAGCGCTGCAACACGGTACGGGCCCTCGCCAACAGCAATGCCGGCGCGGAGGATTTCGTCCGCCCGGGGCACGTGTTTCCGCTGATCGCCAAGAGCGGCGGCGTACTCATGCGCTCCGGCCATACGGAAGCGGCGGTCGATCTCGCGCGGCTTGCCGGCCTGCCGCCGGTTGGGGTGATTGCCGAGCTGGTCAATGACGACGGTACGGTCAAGCGCGGGCCGGATGTGCTGCGCTTCGCCCGCGAGTATGGGCTCAAAATCATTTCCGTGAATGACCTGATCGCCTATCGCCAGGCCCGCGAGCGACTGGTGGAGCGCACCGCCGACCTGGTCATCGAGACACCCATCGGGCCGGCCCGGGCGATCGCCTACTCGACACCATTCGACGCCGTGCAGCATTTGGCGGTGATCTTCGGGGACGTATCCGGGGGGCGGAATGTTCCAACCCGCCTTCACAGGGAAGACGTTCTCGACGATATTTTCGGCCAGCGCGAGGTGTTGACCGCGGTTTACCAGAGGTTCCGTCGCGAGGGACGCGGCGTTCTGGTGTATCTGCGCGAGGGCGCGGCGGGGGTTCCGGCTGCGGTTTATCGCCGCGAGCAGGACGATGACGGCAAGCCGGCCAACAGCGATGCCGCGCGCGAGCAGGCCTGGCGAGACGTCGGTCTTGGGGCGCAAATCCTAAGGGATCTCGGGGTGACATCCATCAATCTCCTCGCCACCACCTCCCGTCACTATGTGGGTCTGACCGGATTCGGCATCGCTATCGAGG
Proteins encoded in this region:
- a CDS encoding superoxide dismutase; protein product: MAFELPPLPYAYDALTPYMSAETLEFHHDKHHKAYVDNGNKLLEGSGLEGKSLEEIVKGSYGKNQGLFNNAGQHYNHIHFWKWMKKGGGGKNLPGALQKAVDSDLGGYDKFRADFLNAGATQFGSGWAWLAVKNGKLEIMKTPNGENPLVHGGVPILGVDVWEHSYYIDYRNARPKYLEAFVDNLINWEYVEELFSKAG
- the ribB gene encoding 3,4-dihydroxy-2-butanone-4-phosphate synthase — its product is MSEQNMALDPVDQAVEAIKAGQMVVVVDDADRENEGDLIMAASRATAEQLAFMIRHTSGIICTPITAEEARRLRLDPMVSHNDAPMGTAFTVSVDYRPGLTTGISAEERCNTVRALANSNAGAEDFVRPGHVFPLIAKSGGVLMRSGHTEAAVDLARLAGLPPVGVIAELVNDDGTVKRGPDVLRFAREYGLKIISVNDLIAYRQARERLVERTADLVIETPIGPARAIAYSTPFDAVQHLAVIFGDVSGGRNVPTRLHREDVLDDIFGQREVLTAVYQRFRREGRGVLVYLREGAAGVPAAVYRREQDDDGKPANSDAAREQAWRDVGLGAQILRDLGVTSINLLATTSRHYVGLTGFGIAIEETSRLDP